DNA sequence from the Chitinophaga flava genome:
CAGAGCGTGAATAGAGGGATTAGTGCTGTCAAGCATTTCTTTCTTACAGCCAAAGATAGCACAGGTGGCAAGTGCCAGGAAAAGGGTCTTTTTCTTCATAGTAATAGTTTGTCTAAGGTGAACAAATCGTCCCGGATTTTAGCTATCCGGGGATGTGAATTAATGATTTGGTAACAATAACAGCCGGGGCTTTTACAGGGAGGTGCCGCCCTGCGCTGCATGGTGGGCCGCAAAAGCTTCCTGTGTATAGGGAGGTTCCATTTTAAAACGATATACATGAACAACCTGCTCATGCTCCGATGACAGATCGTATAAGGTCATTGTATAGGCACCGTGTTCATCGGCCCAGTCGTATCGCAATACTTGTTGAAGTAATATTTCAACTTCCGGTATGGAGCTGCAAACAGCGGTATAGAGCAGGGCCTCCTGGGGGCCTCTGAAGTCAATTCTGTATTTCATGTTCGCATATTGGGAATTCAAAAAATGTACAATATCTCCGCAGGGATCATTATTCTAATATAAGCATTCTTTTCTTTATGGCACACACAGCCTGTTCATTTTATTCACTTTTTAAAAATCTGACTATTTCATTCAATTGATATCCGTTCTTCATCACATCCGAATTCTTGCTAACTTACGGCCTCAACCTATAAGACACACCTCTAAACCCCATTTCAAGATGGAAGCCCGTCCCATTGCTGTCCCACACTATTTCCACAGCCTCAACATCCTCCGGTGTATTGCGGCTATTGCTGTTGTATTGTTTCATTGGCAAAAGTTTTTCTACCCCGATGACGTATTTGTCCCCGGCGGAGAGAAAGACACCGCATTGCCCTTATATTCCTACCTTTCTTTTTTTTATACCTATAGTTCGTTATCTATAGATATTTTCTTCCAGCTTTCCGGCTTTATTTTCTTCTGGTTATATTCAACCAAAATAGCAGACGGAGAAACTGATTTTAAAAAATTCGCTGTCTATCGCTTATCAAGGCTCTACCCTCTTCATCTGGTTGCACTGATTGCAGTAGTAATTTTACAACTACTGATGCTGCAATTTATGGGACACTATTTTGTCATTCAGCACAACGACGCCTACCATTTTTTTCTCCATCTGTTCTTCGTACAGAACTGGGGCTTCGAAGCAGGCACCTCCCACAATGCGCCTTCCTGGTCTACATCAGTGGAAATCCTCATGTACCTGCTCTTTTTCCTCATCTGCAGACTGAAATGGCACACCAATAAAGCCATCCTGTTACTTCTAATACTGGCAGGTGCCGCTTTACAGCACCTCGGACTGCTGATCGGGAAAGGAATCTTTTCATTTTTCTTCGGTGGCATCCTATACTATATATTTATTTATATCCTTCAAAAAAACAAAACAAAAAAATACCTTAAAATAATAGGATCACTAACTATAATATTATGGATACCGGTAATCACATCCTATCATTACCCCATCCAGGAACAGACATGGGACTATGCTAACGGATTGTTCCGTCCCAATATCAGCCCCAAACAATCTGCTGCCCAATACGAAATAGTCAGAAATCTTCTCTTCAGGATTACGGTAGTCCCCTGCACTATTCTTTTTGTTTTATTACTGGAAACCGTCAGAGGGCAGTTTCACCACTGGTGGGCTGTAGTTGGCAACTGCAGTTATGCTTTTTATCTATTACATTTCCCCTTACAAATTGCCGCAGTATTGATCCTGCAACAATTCGAACTCGACCGGAATCTGCTCCTTTCTCCATGGGCGATGCTTCTTTTTCTGAGTGTACTGAGTGTACTAAGCCTGGCTGCCTACTATTATTTTGAACGGCCGGCCCAGGACAAAATCAGGCAAACTGCCGTTCCCGAAAAAAGCGTAACGACATCCTGACCAATATTTGATCTATAAAAAGTGTAAATAAAAGGATGCAGGTATCAATACAATGGTACCTGCATCTTTTTATTTATGGCACACATTGCTTATTCATTTTGTTCATCATTCAAAATATGGGTTATTCTGTTCATTCAAATTCAGACTCATCTTCAAGTCCAAATTCTTGTTAACTTCCAGCTATCGGAAACGCACATTGGTAACCCCCCTTTAATCATATTTTATGATG
Encoded proteins:
- a CDS encoding acyltransferase family protein — translated: MEARPIAVPHYFHSLNILRCIAAIAVVLFHWQKFFYPDDVFVPGGEKDTALPLYSYLSFFYTYSSLSIDIFFQLSGFIFFWLYSTKIADGETDFKKFAVYRLSRLYPLHLVALIAVVILQLLMLQFMGHYFVIQHNDAYHFFLHLFFVQNWGFEAGTSHNAPSWSTSVEILMYLLFFLICRLKWHTNKAILLLLILAGAALQHLGLLIGKGIFSFFFGGILYYIFIYILQKNKTKKYLKIIGSLTIILWIPVITSYHYPIQEQTWDYANGLFRPNISPKQSAAQYEIVRNLLFRITVVPCTILFVLLLETVRGQFHHWWAVVGNCSYAFYLLHFPLQIAAVLILQQFELDRNLLLSPWAMLLFLSVLSVLSLAAYYYFERPAQDKIRQTAVPEKSVTTS